The Synergistaceae bacterium sequence AAGTATGAATGACCGCGAAGGGTAGCCTCCGCTTCGGCGGCATTCCGTAACACCAGAATAAGTCGCTGAAAATAACCAGCAATGATGGCAGAGTGAAAGTTCAGACTTTTACTCTGCCCTCATTGACATGAGTTCTCCGGAGCGCTTATGTATGCTAATCATGTTAATGGGAGCACACTAAAATGTATATTTATGTCAACAGCTGACATAGTAACTTTTTTTATTTTGAGATAGGATAATACGCGGTTATATGTGATATTGCTTTGATAATAGTAATATCATGCAAAGTAAAAGCATTTTGATAAATATGTATTTTTTGGGAAATTTTTGTGTTCTGTTAATATATGTCACCAATACAGGGTGCTTGGATTTTTTGAAGGAGGATAGGCAAATGAAGCAATTTACTGCGGCAGCGCTACAGTTTTCACCGATCCCAATGGATATAGATGCAAACATGAAAAAAGCTGAATCGATGATTGCAGAGTGTGTTGAAGCATGTGGCGCCGAATTGGTAGTTCTGCCAGAAAGTTTTACTACCGGATTTACTCCTGCTGGATCTAGAGAGCATTTGTGGGAGATTATCCAACCAATGCCCGGAGCTTTGACGGACGTAGGAATCCAATGGTCAAAGAAATATGGGACCTATATAATCTTTCCGTCTTACGAAAAAGGGCCGGATGGGATTATCTGGAACAGCGCAGCTATTCTTGGGCCTAAAGAGGGTTTTATGGGGGTTTATAAAAAAACCCACCCGTTCCCGACGGAGCGTATTGCAAACGGAACAGGATGGACTACGCCTGGAAATGATCCTTTCTGTGTGCAGACTGAGCTGGGGAAGATTGGC is a genomic window containing:
- a CDS encoding carbon-nitrogen hydrolase family protein → MKQFTAAALQFSPIPMDIDANMKKAESMIAECVEACGAELVVLPESFTTGFTPAGSREHLWEIIQPMPGALTDVGIQWSKKYGTYIIFPSYEKGPDGIIWNSAAILGPKEGFMGVYKKTHPFPTERIANGTGWTTPGNDPFCVQTELGKIGIVICYDGDFPELVRVTALMGAEVVVRPSAFFRTFDHWELTNRARAYDNHVYMVASNVAGYDASGDYCFGGSMIVNPTGVKLTQARGTEEYVWAVLDPEPIKTIYPNSSAKMEFDHIEDRNVGVYRTILQEGKSAFEPARRIPYRR